A portion of the Bacillus sp. es.034 genome contains these proteins:
- a CDS encoding chemotaxis response regulator protein-glutamate methylesterase: MKKVLVVDDSAFMRKLISEFLTSTKQLEVIGIARNGEDAIAKIKRLRPDVVTLDVEMPKMNGIDALRKIMEECPVPVVMLSSTTIDGADETVKAMELGAVDFVAKPSGTISLDLHKIQDEMIEKVVAASKVNVTKITRTLQRETANDPGMGSLEMTGTLPIDRTWGVGSPKMILIGTSTGGPRALQNVLTGLPRQLDAPIVVVQHMPPGFTRSLANRLDGQASIHVKEAEHGEILAKGTAYIAPGGVHTKVVETGGQLSIELSKVEPRNGHRPSVDILFESASLIRHYAKIAVVLTGMGSDGSEGLIELKKQGEVKAIAESRETCIVFGMPKSAIATKLVDKVEHIGDIPRSIMTYMV, from the coding sequence ATGAAAAAGGTTCTAGTTGTAGATGATTCAGCATTTATGAGGAAACTTATCAGTGAATTTTTAACGAGCACCAAACAGCTAGAAGTGATAGGGATTGCAAGGAATGGAGAAGACGCGATAGCTAAGATTAAGAGACTTCGACCCGATGTCGTAACCCTTGATGTAGAAATGCCAAAGATGAATGGGATAGATGCGTTAAGGAAAATTATGGAAGAGTGTCCTGTCCCTGTCGTCATGCTTTCTTCCACTACCATTGACGGAGCAGATGAGACCGTTAAGGCCATGGAGCTTGGAGCTGTTGATTTCGTTGCGAAACCATCTGGGACCATTTCATTGGATCTTCATAAGATTCAAGATGAAATGATTGAAAAAGTAGTGGCTGCAAGCAAGGTGAATGTGACGAAAATAACCAGGACGTTACAGAGGGAAACAGCAAATGACCCTGGAATGGGCTCACTTGAAATGACAGGAACATTACCGATTGATCGTACATGGGGTGTGGGTTCCCCTAAGATGATTCTGATCGGAACATCGACGGGTGGCCCCCGTGCCTTACAAAATGTATTAACAGGGTTACCCCGTCAGCTGGATGCACCAATCGTTGTCGTTCAGCATATGCCCCCGGGCTTTACAAGATCACTCGCCAACCGGTTGGATGGTCAAGCGTCGATACATGTGAAGGAAGCCGAACACGGTGAAATCCTCGCAAAAGGAACGGCCTATATTGCCCCGGGTGGTGTACATACAAAGGTGGTAGAAACGGGCGGTCAATTATCGATTGAGCTTTCGAAAGTGGAACCGAGAAATGGTCATAGACCTTCGGTTGACATCTTGTTTGAGTCCGCAAGCCTGATTCGACATTATGCCAAAATAGCTGTGGTTTTGACCGGGATGGGTTCGGATGGTTCGGAAGGACTGATAGAGCTAAAAAAGCAAGGCGAAGTGAAAGCTATTGCAGAATCAAGGGAGACTTGTATTGTGTTCGGGATGCCGAAATCGGCAATCGCTACAAAGTTAGTGGATAAGGTGGAACA
- a CDS encoding MinD/ParA family protein, whose amino-acid sequence MKDQAYNLRRKMLHTGSEPAKTIAIVSGKGGVGKSNISTNLSILLGKENKKVLLFDMDIGMGNIHILLGSHHSYSIMDYIEEKELDIDTIICENIHGISYISGGNGLKDIVEWKESQMERFFEVMEYAIHKYDYILFDMGAGATKETLEFLLAMDEIIVVTTPEPTSITDAYSMMKYIYMKDGEKPFYLLCNRAEFKNEGLQTITRLQETMRKFLHKEIVSLGVLPEDSTVRKAVVHQTPIVVGYPASAMTLSLHTMVHRLTGTRESRERKGTGFVRSIRKLFFGR is encoded by the coding sequence CCTGAGGAGAAAAATGCTCCACACGGGTTCTGAACCTGCTAAAACGATTGCGATCGTAAGTGGAAAGGGAGGGGTCGGTAAATCGAATATATCTACAAACCTCTCCATCCTCCTTGGTAAAGAGAATAAGAAGGTACTATTATTTGATATGGATATAGGGATGGGAAACATTCATATTTTACTTGGAAGCCATCATTCATACTCCATCATGGATTATATTGAGGAAAAAGAACTAGATATCGACACAATTATATGTGAAAATATTCATGGTATCTCTTACATAAGTGGGGGTAATGGCCTAAAGGATATTGTGGAGTGGAAAGAAAGTCAGATGGAACGCTTTTTCGAAGTAATGGAATATGCGATTCATAAGTATGATTATATTCTATTCGATATGGGGGCAGGTGCCACGAAGGAAACACTTGAATTTCTCCTCGCCATGGATGAAATCATCGTTGTCACGACTCCAGAACCGACCTCCATTACCGATGCCTATTCTATGATGAAATACATCTACATGAAGGACGGGGAGAAACCCTTCTATCTGTTATGTAATCGGGCGGAATTCAAGAATGAAGGACTTCAAACCATTACTAGATTACAAGAAACAATGAGGAAGTTCCTTCACAAGGAAATCGTATCCCTGGGTGTGCTTCCAGAGGATTCAACTGTCAGGAAGGCCGTCGTTCACCAAACGCCGATCGTTGTGGGGTATCCTGCATCAGCCATGACACTGAGTCTGCATACGATGGTGCATCGCCTGACAGGTACGAGGGAGTCAAGAGAACGTAAAGGGACAGGGTTTGTAAGGTCAATTCGAAAATTATTTTTTGGGAGGTAA